The Streptomyces armeniacus genomic interval GTGCGGCCGCTCCTCGGCGCCGAAGCCGCTGCGCGGCGGGTTCACCCTCGAGAAGCTGACGGACGACTTCCTCACGGTGCTCGACGCGGTGAGCCCCGACGCGCCGGTGCACCTCGTCGGACACGACTGGGGTTCGGTCCAGGGCTGGGAGTTCGTGACGGTGCGCCGCACCGAGGGCCGCATCGCCTCCTTCACCTCGATGTCCGGGCCGTCCCTGGACCACTTCGGGCACTGGATCAAGAAGCGGCTGGCCCGGCCGACACCCCGCCGGATCGCCCAACTCCTCGGCCAGGGCGCCAAGTCGTGGTACGTCTACGCGCTGCACACACCGGTCCTGCCGGAGCTGGCCTGGAAGGGCCCGCTCGGCAAGAGCTGGCCGCGCATCCTCCGGAAACTGGAGAAGGTCCCGGCCGGCGCCTATCCGACGCCCTCGCTGCCCACCGACGCCGCGCACGGCGCCTGGCTCTACCGCGACAACATCCGCTCGCGGCTGCGCCGCCCGCGCGACGACTGCTACGCCCACGCTCCCGTGCAGCTGATCACGCCCACCGAGGACGCCTTCCTGAGCGAGCAGCTGTACGACGAGCTGGAGCTGTGGGCGCCCCAGCTCACGCGACACACGCTGCCCGCCAAGCACTGGGTGCCGCGTACCAGGCCGGACCAGCTGGCGGTCTGGATCAGCGAGTTCGCGACCGCCAGCGAGCCGGATGCGGCCGGCGTCCCGGCACAGTTGGCGGCGCCGCGGACCGGCCGCTACGCCGAGCGGTTCGGCGGACAGCTCGTGCTGGTCACCGGCGCGGCCAGTGGCATCGGCCGGGCGACCGCGTTCGCCTTCGCCGAGGCGGGCGCACGGATAGTCGTCGTCGACCGCGATGCCGAAGGCGCGGCACGTACGGCCGAGATGGCCCGCCTGGTGGGCGCCCCGGACGCCTGGCCCGAGACCGTCGACGTCGGCGACGGGCAGGCCATGGAGAAGCTCGCCGCCCGTACCGCGGCGGAACACGGTGTCGTGGACGTGCTGGTCAACAACGCCGGCACGGGCGTGACCGGGGACTTCATGGACACCAGCGTCGAGGACTGGCAGCGGACTCTCGACGTCAATCTGTGGGGTGTCATCCACGGCTGCCGGACGTTCGGCAGACAGATGGCCGAGCGTGGGCAGGGCGGCCACATCGTGAACACCGCCTCGGCCATCGCCTTCCAGCCCACGCGCGCGCTGCCCGCGTACGCGACATCCAAGGCCGCCGTGCTGATGCTGAGCGAGTGCCTGCGCGCGGAGTTGGCCGGCCAGGGCATCGGGGTGTCCGCGATATGCCCCGGCGTGGTCAACACCAACATCACGGCCACGACCCGTTTCGTGGGCACGGACGAGGAGGAGGAGAAGCGTCACCAGGACCGGACCACCCGGCTGTACGGGCTGCGGAACTACCCGCCGGAGAAG includes:
- a CDS encoding SDR family oxidoreductase is translated as MTDGLEGARERRVRTGEGVELCVAELGDPAHPTVVLLHGYPDSKEVWAPVARRLRDRFHVVLYDVRGCGRSSAPKPLRGGFTLEKLTDDFLTVLDAVSPDAPVHLVGHDWGSVQGWEFVTVRRTEGRIASFTSMSGPSLDHFGHWIKKRLARPTPRRIAQLLGQGAKSWYVYALHTPVLPELAWKGPLGKSWPRILRKLEKVPAGAYPTPSLPTDAAHGAWLYRDNIRSRLRRPRDDCYAHAPVQLITPTEDAFLSEQLYDELELWAPQLTRHTLPAKHWVPRTRPDQLAVWISEFATASEPDAAGVPAQLAAPRTGRYAERFGGQLVLVTGAASGIGRATAFAFAEAGARIVVVDRDAEGAARTAEMARLVGAPDAWPETVDVGDGQAMEKLAARTAAEHGVVDVLVNNAGTGVTGDFMDTSVEDWQRTLDVNLWGVIHGCRTFGRQMAERGQGGHIVNTASAIAFQPTRALPAYATSKAAVLMLSECLRAELAGQGIGVSAICPGVVNTNITATTRFVGTDEEEEKRHQDRTTRLYGLRNYPPEKVADAVLRAVIRNEAVVPVTPEAHGARLLSRLSPRVVRALARVRPRV